The following are encoded together in the Elusimicrobiota bacterium genome:
- a CDS encoding CBS domain-containing protein yields the protein MSVKTKALSEKLARLAHSEPVCVQENAFMQDALALMREKQTPCLMVCRGQKLVGIFTERDYLLRAVGRLRKGETVAAYMTPDPLKARLDQTVGEAVEAMNSKGLRNLPIVDDKGAPASLVTVNTLIEYLADHFPAAVVNRPPQPHVVSEDADGA from the coding sequence ATGTCCGTAAAGACCAAGGCCCTGAGCGAAAAACTGGCTCGCCTGGCGCATTCCGAGCCGGTTTGCGTCCAAGAAAATGCGTTCATGCAGGATGCATTGGCCTTGATGCGGGAAAAGCAGACGCCCTGCCTCATGGTTTGCCGAGGCCAGAAGCTGGTGGGCATTTTCACCGAGAGAGATTACCTGCTCAGGGCCGTGGGCCGGCTCCGGAAAGGCGAAACCGTCGCCGCGTACATGACTCCAGATCCCCTGAAGGCCCGCCTGGACCAGACGGTCGGCGAGGCCGTCGAGGCCATGAACTCGAAGGGCTTGCGCAATCTGCCGATCGTGGACGATAAGGGGGCTCCGGCCTCTTTGGTCACGGTCAATACCTTAATCGAATATCTTGCGGACCATTTCCCGGCGGCGGTGGTTAACCGTCCTCCCCAGCCCCACGTGGTCAGCGAGGACGCGGACGGAGCCTGA
- a CDS encoding 2-oxoacid:acceptor oxidoreductase subunit alpha: protein MSEINLKSQLKPDSNPGRIEELEAITIRFAGDSGDGIQLTGMQFTTSTAMAGNDLSTLPDYPAEIRAPVGTLPGVSGYQIQFSSREVLTPGDAPDVLVAMNPAALKANIKDLKKGGLLIVNVDSFNSQNFAKVQYAKNPLEDGSLSDYRVIPVELSRLTGNSLAGLPLTKVQVERCKNFFALGMMYWLYDRPMDSTLRWIESKFKKNPLLVEANHKALHAGNAYAETAEIFGHHYRVRKAPIAPGLYRNITGNEATALGMVAACHLSGLELWYGSYPITPASDILHELSKHKNFGVKTFQAEDEIAAIGSTIGAAFGGALAATGTSGPGVALKSEAIGLAVMVELPLVILNVQRGGPSTGLPTKTEQADLLQVLYGRNGECPVPVVAAATPSDCFNMILEAFRISIKYMTPVFFLSDGYLGNGSEPWLIPDAKRLAKIEVPSIPSSADFKPYKRDEATLARPWASPGLAGYEHRIGGLEKAEVTGNVSYDPDNHERMVRLRAAKVNKVVQDIPATDVLGPRKGKVLVVGWGSTYGAITAAVKNCQARGQAVASIHLRYLNPLPPDLGDILSQYEHVLVPEMNMGQLLKVLRAKYLVPAVGLNKIKGQPFKVSEIEAGVESILKGRSL, encoded by the coding sequence ATGAGTGAAATCAACCTCAAATCCCAGCTCAAGCCCGATTCCAATCCCGGAAGGATCGAGGAGCTCGAGGCGATCACCATTCGCTTCGCCGGCGACTCTGGCGACGGGATCCAGCTCACCGGCATGCAGTTCACGACCTCCACGGCCATGGCCGGGAACGATTTGAGCACCTTGCCGGACTACCCGGCCGAGATCCGCGCCCCCGTCGGCACGCTCCCCGGGGTGAGCGGCTACCAGATCCAGTTCAGCTCCCGGGAGGTATTGACTCCAGGGGATGCTCCCGACGTGCTAGTGGCCATGAACCCGGCCGCGCTCAAGGCCAATATCAAGGATCTCAAGAAAGGCGGGCTCCTGATCGTCAACGTCGATTCGTTCAATTCCCAGAATTTCGCCAAGGTCCAGTACGCCAAGAATCCCTTGGAGGACGGCTCCCTCTCCGACTACCGCGTGATTCCGGTCGAGCTTTCTCGCCTGACCGGGAACTCCTTGGCGGGACTGCCTTTGACCAAGGTCCAGGTCGAGCGCTGCAAGAATTTCTTCGCCTTGGGGATGATGTATTGGCTCTATGACCGGCCAATGGACTCGACCCTGCGCTGGATCGAGAGCAAGTTCAAGAAGAACCCGCTTCTGGTCGAGGCCAACCACAAGGCCTTGCACGCCGGCAATGCCTACGCCGAGACCGCGGAAATTTTCGGCCATCATTATCGCGTGCGCAAGGCGCCGATCGCCCCCGGGCTCTACCGCAACATCACCGGAAACGAGGCCACGGCCTTGGGCATGGTCGCGGCTTGCCACTTGAGCGGGCTCGAGCTCTGGTACGGATCGTACCCCATCACCCCGGCCTCCGATATTCTCCACGAGCTTTCCAAGCATAAGAATTTCGGGGTCAAGACTTTCCAGGCCGAGGACGAGATCGCGGCCATCGGCTCGACCATAGGCGCGGCTTTCGGCGGCGCGCTCGCGGCCACGGGCACGAGCGGCCCGGGAGTGGCCTTGAAATCCGAGGCCATCGGCCTTGCCGTCATGGTGGAGCTGCCCTTGGTGATCTTGAACGTCCAGCGCGGGGGGCCCTCCACCGGCCTTCCCACCAAGACAGAGCAGGCAGACCTTCTCCAAGTACTCTACGGGCGCAACGGCGAGTGCCCGGTCCCGGTCGTGGCCGCCGCCACGCCCTCCGACTGCTTCAACATGATCTTGGAGGCTTTCCGCATCTCCATTAAGTACATGACTCCGGTCTTTTTCCTCTCGGACGGTTATCTGGGCAACGGTTCCGAGCCGTGGCTGATCCCGGACGCCAAGCGCTTGGCGAAGATCGAAGTTCCCTCGATCCCATCTTCCGCGGACTTCAAGCCTTACAAGAGAGACGAGGCCACCTTGGCCAGGCCCTGGGCGAGCCCAGGCCTAGCAGGCTACGAGCATCGCATCGGCGGCCTCGAAAAGGCCGAAGTCACGGGCAACGTCAGCTACGATCCCGACAACCATGAGCGCATGGTGCGCCTGCGCGCGGCCAAGGTCAACAAAGTGGTCCAGGATATTCCAGCGACCGATGTGCTCGGCCCCAGGAAAGGCAAGGTCCTCGTGGTCGGGTGGGGAAGCACTTACGGCGCCATCACGGCCGCGGTCAAGAACTGCCAGGCCCGGGGTCAAGCCGTGGCTTCGATCCATTTGCGCTATTTGAATCCCCTGCCCCCGGACCTGGGCGACATCTTGAGTCAATACGAGCATGTCCTGGTTCCGGAGATGAACATGGGGCAATTGCTCAAGGTGTTGAGGGCCAAATACCTGGTCCCGGCCGTGGGCCTCAACAAGATCAAGGGCCAGCCGTTCAAGGTTTCCGAGATAGAGGCCGGGGTCGAGAGCATCTTGAAGGGCCGGAGTCTATAA
- a CDS encoding 2-oxoacid:ferredoxin oxidoreductase subunit beta, translated as MEEDITALPASGPMLSRKDFVSDQLVRWCPGCGDFAILATIQKLLPSLGIPREKYVFVSGIGCSSRFPYYMNTYGFHSIHGRAPTFATGLKCVRPDLQVWVVTGDGDGLSIGGNHLIHALRRNVDIKILLFNNKIYGLTKGQTSPTSEQGKKTKSTPQGSVDYPVNPVNIALASEATFVARAVDTDLPFLTEVLRRAALHKGLAFVEIFQNCIVFNDGAWAEVSEKALRDDTTLTLQHGKPLVFGKDKNRGIRLKNGFVPETVEFEPGKPPRDLLVHDEKAPNATLAHLIAHLERPYFPVPQGVFRSVERPVLHELIDEQVAQAKKAGSADLQKLLAGSENWVVRSA; from the coding sequence ATGGAAGAGGATATAACAGCGCTGCCCGCCTCGGGTCCGATGCTCTCCCGCAAGGATTTCGTATCGGACCAGCTCGTGCGCTGGTGCCCGGGCTGCGGGGATTTCGCGATTTTGGCCACGATTCAGAAGCTTCTGCCCAGCCTCGGGATTCCGCGCGAGAAGTACGTGTTCGTCTCCGGGATCGGCTGCTCCTCCCGCTTCCCTTACTACATGAACACTTACGGTTTCCACTCCATTCACGGCCGGGCCCCCACGTTCGCGACGGGGCTCAAGTGCGTCCGTCCCGATCTCCAGGTCTGGGTCGTGACCGGGGACGGAGATGGCCTTTCCATCGGAGGCAACCATCTTATCCACGCTCTGCGGCGCAACGTCGACATCAAGATACTGCTCTTCAACAACAAGATTTATGGCCTGACCAAGGGCCAAACCTCGCCGACTTCCGAGCAGGGCAAAAAGACCAAGTCCACTCCGCAGGGCTCGGTGGACTACCCCGTCAACCCCGTCAATATCGCGCTCGCCTCCGAGGCCACCTTCGTGGCCCGGGCCGTGGACACGGACCTCCCCTTTCTGACCGAGGTCCTGCGCCGCGCGGCCCTCCACAAGGGCTTGGCTTTCGTGGAGATATTCCAGAACTGCATCGTTTTCAACGATGGGGCGTGGGCGGAGGTTTCGGAGAAAGCCTTGCGCGACGACACGACCTTGACCCTCCAGCACGGCAAGCCATTGGTCTTTGGCAAGGACAAGAATCGCGGCATCCGGCTCAAGAACGGGTTTGTCCCCGAAACGGTCGAGTTCGAGCCCGGCAAGCCGCCGAGGGACCTCTTAGTGCATGACGAGAAGGCTCCCAACGCCACTTTGGCTCACCTGATCGCTCATTTGGAGCGCCCGTATTTTCCCGTGCCCCAGGGGGTGTTCCGCAGCGTGGAACGCCCGGTCCTGCACGAGCTCATAGACGAGCAAGTGGCCCAGGCCAAAAAGGCGGGCTCGGCCGACCTCCAGAAGCTTTTGGCCGGCTCCGAAAACTGGGTCGTCAGGAGCGCCTGA
- a CDS encoding CBS domain-containing protein, with amino-acid sequence MKCPECGFVNIAGADECDSCQAPLVHLEQFSPKQGMERRILQGTVASLAPQAAAKVGPEESLSRAIEAMREAKVGCLLVVDGRKLEGIISERELLFRVPAHADFSKMAVRDAMRPKPTCLQEEDQVADVFNRMAMSGHRHMPVRFKDGSYGVVSARDLLRYLCK; translated from the coding sequence ATGAAATGCCCTGAGTGCGGCTTCGTCAACATCGCCGGGGCCGACGAGTGCGACTCCTGCCAGGCCCCTCTGGTACACCTGGAGCAATTTTCCCCCAAGCAAGGCATGGAGCGCCGCATCCTGCAGGGCACCGTGGCGAGCTTGGCTCCCCAAGCCGCGGCCAAGGTCGGCCCCGAGGAAAGCCTGTCCCGAGCCATCGAGGCCATGCGTGAGGCCAAGGTCGGCTGTCTCTTGGTGGTGGACGGCCGCAAGCTCGAGGGAATCATTTCGGAAAGGGAGCTCCTGTTCCGGGTGCCCGCCCACGCGGATTTCTCCAAGATGGCGGTCCGGGACGCCATGCGCCCCAAGCCCACCTGCCTCCAGGAGGAGGATCAGGTGGCCGACGTTTTCAACCGCATGGCGATGAGCGGACACCGCCACATGCCGGTGCGCTTCAAGGACGGGTCTTACGGCGTTGTTTCGGCTCGAGATCTGCTGCGATACCTGTGCAAGTGA
- a CDS encoding citrate synthase (catalyzes the formation of citrate from acetyl-CoA and oxaloacetate), with translation MVDPKPNADSLLQSLSKKPPEGYSPGLEGVVAAKSRLCQIDGAQGKLYYVGYPIEEVAAGSTFEECAFLLWHGRLPRAEELETLKEEFRKNRALPQQVVDFIAMLPHTCHPMDALRTVVSLLATFDHNPERSPEANLHRAISLTAQFPTIMATFHRLRQNQRPVEPHAKLSHAANFLYMLIGEEPDESTARVMDVALILHLDHEMNASTFASLVTASTLSDLYSAVSSGVGALKGPLHGGANEAVLKMLLEVGDPNRVEAYVDDALAKKVKLMGFGHRVYKNYDPRARILKEFARRLSQRTKFSRLFQMTDRLEKAVIERKGQQGIFPNVDLYSGIIYHQMGIATDLFTPIFAIARVAGWTAHVIEYWQENKLFRPNSLYEGPAPRKFTPISQR, from the coding sequence ATGGTTGACCCCAAACCCAACGCGGACTCCCTTCTTCAATCCTTGAGCAAGAAGCCCCCGGAGGGCTACTCCCCGGGTCTGGAGGGCGTGGTCGCGGCAAAGAGCCGCTTGTGCCAGATAGACGGCGCTCAGGGCAAGCTCTACTACGTGGGCTATCCCATAGAGGAGGTCGCGGCGGGCTCCACTTTCGAGGAGTGCGCGTTCCTGCTCTGGCATGGTCGGCTTCCTCGGGCCGAGGAGCTGGAGACTCTCAAGGAGGAGTTCCGCAAGAACCGAGCCCTGCCCCAACAGGTGGTCGATTTTATAGCCATGCTGCCCCACACCTGCCATCCCATGGACGCGCTGCGCACCGTGGTGTCCCTGCTGGCAACCTTCGACCATAACCCCGAGCGCTCGCCAGAGGCGAACCTTCACCGGGCCATTTCCTTGACGGCGCAGTTTCCGACCATCATGGCGACTTTCCACCGCTTGCGGCAGAACCAAAGGCCCGTCGAGCCCCACGCCAAGCTGTCTCACGCCGCGAATTTTCTCTACATGCTCATAGGGGAGGAGCCGGACGAGTCCACCGCGCGGGTGATGGACGTGGCCCTCATCCTCCACCTCGATCATGAGATGAACGCCTCGACATTCGCCTCCCTTGTCACGGCCTCGACGCTGTCCGACCTCTACTCCGCGGTCTCCTCGGGCGTGGGAGCCCTCAAGGGCCCGCTTCACGGAGGGGCCAACGAGGCCGTTCTTAAGATGCTTCTCGAGGTCGGCGATCCCAACCGCGTGGAGGCCTACGTGGATGACGCCTTGGCCAAGAAGGTCAAGCTCATGGGCTTCGGCCATCGCGTGTACAAGAACTACGATCCGCGCGCGCGCATTCTCAAGGAGTTCGCCCGGCGCCTCTCCCAGAGAACCAAGTTCTCCCGCTTGTTCCAGATGACGGACCGCCTCGAGAAGGCGGTGATCGAGCGCAAGGGCCAGCAGGGAATATTCCCCAACGTGGATTTATATTCTGGCATCATCTACCACCAGATGGGCATCGCCACGGATCTCTTCACGCCCATATTCGCCATCGCCCGCGTGGCGGGCTGGACGGCCCACGTGATCGAGTATTGGCAGGAGAACAAGCTTTTCCGCCCCAATTCCCTCTACGAGGGGCCCGCCCCGCGCAAATTCACCCCTATTTCACAAAGATAA
- the sucC gene encoding ADP-forming succinate--CoA ligase subunit beta has protein sequence MKLLEYESKELFRDRAVPVPPSGGVIKTIARLPAALRKAGKGPWVIKAQVLAGGRGKAGGIKLAKTPREAREAAKSILGMNLVTHQTQGHGIKVREVLVEAGAKIEREIYFSVVLDRQSAGPCIIASAQGGMEIEKLAEENPQAILRQPVDLCAGLADHAARTMAFALGLPAERIGEFCKVAKALVRLFVDYDCSLVEVNPLVLTPKGLLALDGKVITDDNALFRHPDLAKKKDHEATSLELEAKKAELSYIGLDGSIGCMVNGAGLAMGTMDTILLAGGSPANFLDVGGSATEERVTKAFQIILKDPKVKAVMVNIFGGIVKCDLIASGILGAMKKVKLKVPLVVRLQGTNVEQGRALLSRSGVSLIQAEDLWEAAQKAVAAVPGTLREPGTERRIRP, from the coding sequence ATGAAATTATTGGAATACGAGTCGAAAGAGCTCTTCCGAGACCGGGCTGTCCCGGTCCCTCCCTCCGGCGGCGTCATCAAGACCATAGCACGGCTGCCGGCGGCGTTGAGGAAAGCCGGCAAGGGGCCATGGGTGATCAAGGCCCAGGTCCTGGCCGGAGGCCGGGGCAAGGCCGGCGGCATCAAGCTTGCCAAGACCCCGCGCGAGGCGCGGGAAGCGGCCAAGTCCATTCTTGGCATGAATCTGGTCACCCATCAGACCCAGGGGCATGGCATCAAGGTGCGTGAGGTTCTGGTCGAGGCGGGAGCCAAAATCGAGCGCGAGATCTATTTTTCCGTGGTCCTGGACCGTCAAAGCGCTGGCCCCTGCATCATCGCCTCGGCCCAAGGCGGCATGGAGATCGAGAAACTGGCCGAGGAGAACCCGCAGGCCATCCTGCGTCAGCCGGTCGACCTCTGCGCGGGTCTCGCCGACCACGCGGCTCGGACTATGGCCTTCGCCTTGGGCCTGCCGGCGGAAAGGATCGGGGAGTTCTGCAAAGTGGCCAAGGCCTTGGTCCGGCTTTTCGTGGATTACGACTGCAGCCTGGTCGAGGTCAATCCCCTGGTCTTGACCCCCAAGGGTCTTCTCGCCCTGGACGGCAAGGTGATCACGGACGATAACGCGCTTTTCCGCCACCCGGACTTGGCCAAGAAAAAGGATCATGAGGCCACAAGCCTCGAGCTGGAGGCCAAGAAGGCGGAGCTTTCCTACATAGGCCTCGACGGCAGCATCGGCTGCATGGTCAACGGCGCGGGGCTCGCCATGGGGACGATGGACACCATTCTTCTTGCCGGAGGCAGCCCCGCGAATTTCCTCGACGTCGGGGGCTCCGCCACCGAGGAGCGCGTGACCAAGGCTTTCCAGATCATCCTCAAGGACCCCAAGGTCAAGGCCGTGATGGTCAACATATTCGGGGGCATCGTCAAATGCGATCTTATCGCCTCCGGGATACTGGGAGCGATGAAGAAGGTGAAGCTCAAGGTGCCCCTGGTGGTGCGCCTCCAGGGAACCAACGTCGAGCAAGGGCGGGCCCTTCTCTCCCGCTCGGGGGTTTCCCTGATTCAGGCCGAGGACTTGTGGGAAGCGGCGCAGAAGGCCGTGGCGGCGGTGCCAGGCACGCTGCGCGAGCCAGGCACCGAGAGGAGGATCCGCCCATGA
- the sucD gene encoding succinate--CoA ligase subunit alpha: MSILLNKDSKILVQGFTGAAGTFHAQQCLSYGTQIVGGVTPGRGGSTHLDLPVFNTVAEGMRRTGAQASLIFVPAPFAADAVLEAMEAGVELIVCITEGIPVLDMAKVKKALELSNLVGNRVRLIGPNCPGVITPGECKAGIMPAYIHKSGTVGVVSRSGTLTYEAVHQLTREGLGQSTVVGIGGDPIAGSNFVDILELFEADTATEAVIMIGEIGGSSEEQAARYIKEKMSKPVFSFIAGKTAPPGRRMGHAGAIIEGGAGTHASKVAALRQAGVTVVENLSEIGAAAARALRGNSAAAIR; the protein is encoded by the coding sequence ATGAGCATCCTTTTAAATAAAGATTCCAAAATCCTGGTGCAGGGCTTTACCGGCGCGGCAGGCACTTTTCATGCCCAACAGTGCCTTTCCTATGGCACTCAGATCGTGGGGGGAGTGACGCCGGGGCGAGGGGGCTCCACGCACCTGGACCTTCCGGTCTTCAACACCGTGGCCGAGGGCATGCGGCGCACCGGGGCCCAGGCATCCCTCATCTTCGTTCCCGCCCCCTTCGCGGCCGATGCGGTCTTGGAGGCCATGGAAGCGGGGGTCGAGCTTATCGTCTGCATCACCGAAGGCATTCCGGTCTTGGACATGGCCAAAGTCAAGAAGGCCTTGGAGCTCAGCAATTTGGTCGGCAACCGGGTGCGCTTGATCGGGCCCAACTGCCCCGGTGTCATTACTCCCGGGGAGTGCAAGGCCGGAATCATGCCGGCTTACATCCACAAGTCCGGGACGGTCGGCGTGGTGTCGCGCTCCGGGACCTTGACTTACGAGGCCGTCCACCAGCTCACGCGCGAAGGCCTCGGCCAGTCCACCGTGGTCGGGATCGGCGGAGATCCCATCGCGGGCAGCAATTTCGTCGACATCCTGGAGCTCTTCGAGGCCGATACGGCCACCGAGGCCGTGATTATGATCGGGGAGATCGGGGGCTCTAGCGAGGAGCAGGCCGCCCGCTATATAAAGGAAAAGATGTCAAAACCCGTCTTCTCCTTCATCGCCGGAAAAACCGCGCCTCCCGGACGCCGCATGGGCCATGCCGGGGCCATCATCGAGGGCGGGGCCGGCACCCACGCCTCCAAGGTCGCGGCCTTGCGCCAAGCCGGCGTCACGGTGGTGGAGAATCTGAGCGAGATCGGCGCGGCGGCGGCGCGCGCGCTTCGCGGCAATTCGGCGGCGGCAATTCGGTAA
- a CDS encoding cysteine desulfurase — protein MIYFDHNATTPVRPEVLEAMIPFLREDFGNPNSPYWLGQRARKAVELARERVAVLLGAADSQEIVFTSCGSESDVMAISGAAWAAFDESSGKRAHLVSSAIEHDAVRGILKLLSRRGFRVDLAGVDSQGRVDAAEAASLVGPATALVSVMHANNEVGTVQPIEALAALCREKGALLHADAVQSAGKIPIEAAKWGVDLLSISGHKLNAPKGVGALYARKGLRLAQTITGHQEKNRRGGTENVASIVGLGAACELARKEMEEHAKVYQAWHRKLVEGVLRIPRVGLNGHPSLRLWHCAHFSFEGLDGHHLVVALDMEKICVSSGPACSTGSSLASHVLTAMGVPAGLATGSLRVSFGYGNSEAQIDRFLEVLPRAVSSLRQACSAGAKP, from the coding sequence ATGATTTATTTCGATCATAACGCCACGACTCCGGTGCGCCCCGAGGTCCTGGAGGCGATGATCCCTTTCCTCAGGGAGGATTTCGGAAACCCCAACAGCCCCTATTGGCTGGGCCAGCGGGCCAGGAAGGCGGTGGAGCTGGCCCGCGAGCGGGTAGCGGTCCTTCTTGGGGCCGCGGATTCCCAGGAAATCGTCTTCACCTCCTGCGGCTCGGAATCGGACGTCATGGCTATCTCGGGGGCGGCTTGGGCGGCCTTCGACGAAAGCTCTGGCAAGCGCGCTCATTTGGTTTCAAGCGCGATCGAGCATGACGCGGTGAGGGGCATCCTCAAGCTTTTATCCCGGAGGGGATTCCGCGTGGATCTGGCGGGCGTGGACTCTCAAGGCCGCGTGGATGCGGCCGAGGCCGCGAGCCTGGTCGGCCCGGCCACCGCTTTGGTGTCGGTCATGCACGCCAATAACGAGGTGGGCACGGTCCAGCCCATAGAGGCCTTGGCGGCCCTGTGCCGCGAGAAGGGCGCTCTCTTGCATGCCGACGCCGTGCAGTCGGCCGGCAAGATTCCAATCGAGGCGGCCAAATGGGGGGTGGATCTTCTCTCGATTTCCGGGCATAAGCTCAACGCCCCCAAGGGAGTCGGGGCGCTCTACGCGCGCAAGGGGCTGCGTTTGGCGCAGACCATCACGGGCCACCAGGAGAAAAACCGGCGGGGGGGCACGGAAAACGTTGCTTCCATCGTTGGGCTGGGGGCGGCCTGCGAGCTCGCCCGCAAGGAGATGGAGGAACATGCCAAGGTTTACCAAGCCTGGCACCGCAAGCTCGTCGAGGGGGTTCTGCGCATTCCCAGGGTCGGCTTGAACGGGCACCCCAGCTTGAGACTGTGGCACTGCGCGCATTTCAGCTTCGAGGGCCTCGATGGTCACCATTTGGTGGTGGCCCTGGACATGGAGAAGATTTGCGTCTCGAGCGGGCCGGCCTGCTCAACGGGTTCCTCGCTTGCCTCCCACGTCCTGACGGCCATGGGGGTCCCGGCGGGGCTTGCGACAGGGTCCCTGCGGGTCTCCTTTGGCTACGGCAACTCCGAGGCCCAGATCGACCGATTCCTCGAGGTCCTGCCGCGCGCGGTTTCAAGCCTGCGCCAGGCCTGTTCGGCGGGCGCCAAGCCGTGA
- the mnmA gene encoding tRNA 2-thiouridine(34) synthase MnmA, which translates to MSGGVDSSLAAALMAREGWQVSGVTLKLLPGVSTGFGCCGSPSDIDDAKRVCETLAIPHYTLNMSELFEDKVVKPFVEAYLGSLTPNPCVECNRSLKFGHLLALAKAWGAEALATGHYARVKDGRLYKAKNEDKDQSYFLYSLSRSELSLARFPVGELSKSEVRAQARALGLKTADKPESQEICFVPRRDYRGFLKARPEFSREDSAPGPIVDTSGRLVGRHQGLSSYTVGQRKGLGLPGSRPRYVVGLKARENALVVGEAEETFCSEFTAGEVSWTQGRPPEGLRARARIRHRHPPAWASLAPRPGREVSVRFDEPQRAVTAGQAVVFYDGEEVLGGGTISPQGGIQ; encoded by the coding sequence ATGAGCGGGGGGGTGGACAGCTCGCTTGCCGCGGCCCTGATGGCGCGGGAGGGCTGGCAGGTCTCGGGAGTCACCTTGAAGCTCCTGCCCGGCGTCTCGACGGGCTTTGGCTGCTGCGGCTCTCCCTCCGATATCGATGACGCCAAGAGGGTCTGCGAAACATTGGCAATCCCCCACTACACCTTGAACATGTCCGAGCTTTTCGAGGACAAGGTCGTGAAGCCCTTCGTCGAGGCTTACCTCGGCTCTCTCACGCCCAACCCTTGCGTCGAGTGCAACCGCAGCCTCAAGTTCGGGCACCTCCTGGCCTTGGCCAAGGCCTGGGGGGCCGAAGCCCTGGCGACCGGACACTACGCCCGCGTCAAGGACGGGCGGCTTTACAAGGCAAAGAACGAGGACAAGGACCAAAGCTATTTCCTCTATAGTCTCTCCCGTTCGGAGCTGTCCCTGGCGCGCTTTCCGGTGGGAGAACTCTCCAAGAGCGAGGTGCGCGCCCAGGCCAGAGCCTTGGGGCTCAAGACAGCGGACAAGCCAGAGAGCCAAGAGATATGCTTCGTGCCGCGTCGCGATTACCGAGGTTTTCTCAAGGCCAGGCCGGAGTTCTCCCGTGAGGACTCGGCCCCCGGGCCCATCGTCGACACTTCGGGCCGTTTGGTGGGCCGCCATCAGGGGCTTTCCTCCTACACTGTCGGCCAGCGCAAGGGCTTGGGTTTGCCGGGCTCGCGGCCGCGCTACGTGGTGGGGCTCAAGGCGCGAGAGAACGCATTGGTGGTGGGAGAGGCGGAGGAGACCTTCTGCTCTGAGTTCACGGCCGGAGAAGTGTCCTGGACCCAAGGCCGGCCTCCCGAGGGCTTGCGGGCGCGAGCGCGCATTCGCCATCGCCATCCTCCGGCCTGGGCGAGCCTTGCGCCGCGTCCGGGCCGCGAGGTCTCGGTCCGGTTCGACGAGCCTCAAAGGGCGGTGACCGCTGGCCAGGCCGTTGTCTTTTACGACGGGGAAGAGGTCCTAGGGGGCGGCACCATCTCGCCCCAGGGAGGCATCCAATGA